From [Flavobacterium] thermophilum:
GGCCATACACTAATGTTCGGAGTAATGCGATCAAGCACATGATCTGATGCAAGCAACTGGCGCGATTCCGGCTGATAAAAGCTGATCAATCCATCGCTGTGCCCCGGGACCGGGATGACCGCCCATCGCCGCTGCCCCAGCACAATTTCCGAACGATCCAAAACGGTTAGCACCGGAAACGGGCTAACGCGCAACGACAGCTTCCACATGCTCTCCTCAATGTCCGTTACCAACTCATCCGGCACACCATGGCGGCGAAACATGGCACCCACTTCGCTCGCCTGAACGCTCTCTTCCCCCCACACTCGTTCCGCCATCGCATAATCCGGCTCGCTGATCCAGACAGGCGCCTCCGTCTGCTGTTGCATCCACCCAGCCAAGCCAAAATGATCCGGATGAAAGTGAGTGATGTAAATGACTTGCTTCCGGATTTAGACGAGCTTGGTTTGACGGACGCAGAGTTGGAAAAGCTCTATAACCATTTTGAATCGCTGAATATGGAAGATCCGCAATTCGCCGAGAAAATGGAAGAAATCGGCCAACGGCTTGAGGCGATCGGTGCGTACGATTTTACGAGCGCGACGGAGCTATCGCCAACGCAAATCGCTGAGATCGCCAATGTATGGACCGACCTGCTTTCCACATTTCAGCTGGAAGCGAAGTTTTATTTGACAAAAGGTGGCGAGAAAAAGCCGCTCAGCCTGTCGACGCTGCTGACAATGGAATCAGCGAACGGCTACGATTTGCTTGTTGAAATTTACAGCACTGACGGCGAGCTGCTGGCTGATTTTGTCGTGACCGAAGAGATGTTTGCCTCCGACATATTCGATGAAATCGGCGAAGACTTGCAACAGAGCGGCCAGGCAGCGAAAATCGAAAAAGTGGTGAAACCGGCGCCGCCGAAACCGCTGAAGCGGACCGAAGCCGGAGCGAAACTGCCGAAGACGGCATCCCCGTATGCCGCTTATATGCTTTTTGGTTTGACCTTAATCGGTGCCGGCGCATTCCTTGTCCGCTTCCGCCAAGGAGCCGAGGCGAAATAAATGAACCGGAAACGGCTCGTGCGCTTTTTTGGAGCAAGCTTGATCGCAGCTGGAATCGCCGCAGTCGGCATTAGTGCTCTGAAATGGAAAAGCGGCCTGGAAGCGGTCAAGCCGCTGGCCGCTGAAACAAAGCGATCAGTGGACGCCGCACCGATTCAAATCCAGGATCCACTCTACCCAAAGCTGCCAAAAATCGGTGAACAAATCGGCGAGCTGATCATCCCGAAGCTCAACATGAGCCTAGCGATTTACCACGGTACAGATGAAGACGAGTTGGAAAAAGGGGTCGGCCATTACGCCGGCAGTGTCCTGCCAGGAGAGGCGGACAACTGCGTGCTTTCTGGCCATCGTGACACGGTCTTCCGCCGTCTTGGCGAAGTCGGCCAAGGCGATCTCTTGATCGTCCGTACGTCCGCCGGCACATTCACCTGTGAACTACCCCCACTTAATTTTCTAGCGAAAATTTGAAGTAGGGGCTTCCAAAGAAGTTTGACTGCTTCAAGCAATCCTTATTCTTTGAGGCGTGTCCACTTCGCCGCTAGAGCATAAGACACTCAGGTCTACAGCTTTACTTTTCTTTAAGATGTTTAATGCGCCATTGACATCAGCATTAATTAGTTTGCCAGACTTTGTTCGATACAAGCCGCGCTTAATACGTTTGCCGCTGAACTTATATTCTTTTGGATTGTCGGCATTATATTCAGGAATCTCATCGCCGTCAAAAAAGCTGGCTTGAGACGTATAGGATTCTTCCTGTTTCAAGAATTCAATGCCGTAAAATTCACAAAGATATTCTAGTTTTTCTTTTATGTTACCGAGAGGAATATTGACAAAGTTTTGATTTGTCTTTTTTCCTAGATTAATATTGCGTTGCCATGTTTCCGCATAGCCAATGACAAGTTTGCCAATTTACAATCCGACGTTGTACATGTTCTTGGCAATATGGCACAGTTCTCGAAGAGTCAAGTATTCTTCTTTGGTCAAACCATTTAGCTGTTGTTTGATACAAAAATACATGTGTGTGAGTAAAATATTTGTGGGTGACATTCAGGAATGATTCCCCGACGAGGGTTGCGAACTTTTGTTCGCGACGCTCGTCGGGGCCACCAAGCGAAGCGCGGTAGAAAAAGCAAATGTCGTGCAAAAAGGACTCTCTCCCTGCTATGATGGTGATGACCAACATCCATAAAACAGGAGGGAGAGAGTCCATGAAACATCTTACCACAGAATGGCCTTTATTAAAAGAGCTGGAGGAACAATTAGTCAGAACTCTTCAAAAGGTGTTCGCTGTCTTGTTGGCGGCCCTTTTGGAGGAGATCGATCAACAACTGGCGGAAGCGCGGGACAAGCGCCGGTATCAGCTGAAAGACAAACGGCCGACCACGATCCAAACGCTGTTTGGAGAAGTGACGTTTCGACGGAACTACTACTATGATCGGCAGGCGGGGGCGTATACCTTCTTGCTGGATGCCGAACTGGGCTTTGATGGAGCGCAGTCGATCAGCCCTTGCCTCGAGGAAACGGCGGTCGAGTTGGCCGTAGAGTGCTCTTCCTACCGCAAAGCAGCCCGTACGTTGGAGTCGATCGTGGGGTATGCGGTCCTAAGCCACGAGGCGATTCGCCAACTGGTGCTGGAGGCCCCTGTCTCGCTGCACCACCCTGTTTCCCAACGGCACGGCCGAGTGCTGTTTGTGGAGGCGGATGGGCTGTTCATTTCCCGCCAGGGGAAAGGGAAACGGGCGAAAGAAGAGAAAATC
This genomic window contains:
- a CDS encoding Metallo-beta-lactamase superfamily, with product MAGWMQQQTEAPVWISEPDYAMAERVWGEESVQASEVGAMFRRHGVPDELVTDIEESMWKLSLRVSPFPVLTVLDRSEIVLGQRRWAVIPVPGHSDGLISFYQPESRQLLASDHVLDRITPNISVWPGAYPNPLEQYFASLRKVEELEVDVALPAHGAVIRQFRERISDIFRHHEQRLQKMKTLATSGRTAYEVAHLVFGHKPLTAHQWRFAVAETLAHLEYLVSVGELQKEEHRHAIVYRQ
- a CDS encoding Sortase (surface protein transpeptidase), coding for MNRKRLVRFFGASLIAAGIAAVGISALKWKSGLEAVKPLAAETKRSVDAAPIQIQDPLYPKLPKIGEQIGELIIPKLNMSLAIYHGTDEDELEKGVGHYAGSVLPGEADNCVLSGHRDTVFRRLGEVGQGDLLIVRTSAGTFTCELPPLNFLAKI